GTGTCACAGCCATTCAGGAGAGAATGAAAGTGAAAATCAGCACAGCCACCTGAATAGCCATGCGATTTCCACAGAAAACTTAAAAGTCCTCTTTTTGAATTTGACTGTTTTTAGTTGTCACGTGTAAGAACACGATCGTGGTTGTGTTATGCAGTTAAGTAGAGTCCTGTTTAATTCCAAAGTCCAAAATGTGGTCCATGTGAACTGAAGCTATTCATTGCTTATTAGATaggcatcctgtccagcgtgAACTTTGACCTTTGTCTTGTGTTTCCTGGAAGAGATCATCCACTCAGAGAAAGAAAAGCTTTAATAAAGGCCACCTCAGTTCCCGATGCTACTCATGGTTTGTTGAAGTTGAGCTGTTCGGGGGCTGTGAAAACAGTGAATGCCTTTATTAATGCCAGGTCAATCAAAGTCACCCAAGTCCCCTTCATAACAATTACGTTTTAGTCCCCTGTTCAGCACTGGAGTGTTATTATTCTATATATTGAAGCTAATAACAGGAGACTGCTCCCCTGCAATGATCTCAGATATTTAAAGGTCCATATACTTTTACAGACGGTGATTTTCTGGGTAGCACTGtagcttcacacctccagggttgtggaaTTGAATCgcacccctgctctgtgtgtgtgaggcctTTGCATGTTCACCCCTCCCACGGTGCACAGAAATGCAGTCTGTAAGTGATCTATAATGTATGgttgtgtgtgccctgcggtggACGGGCATATTCTGCGGAGTGTTGCCCAGCCTTATGCCCGGTGCTGTCTGGGGTAAACTCCATCACCCTGCCCGGGATAAGCAGTTATAAGTTGGAAGGATATATGGATACATTTATAGTCCTGCTTATGCTGCTCACATCATCAAAATGGCTGCAGCTGGGGGCTGTTGACAGGTGCAAACTACGATCAGCTCTTCATTGATTTTCATATTTTGAGAGTGATTTATGTTCGAGTGAGAAGGGGAGCCATACTAATGCGCAAACTGAATTCTAACTCGGAGTGTAAAcacactgttttcttttttgtgttttgcagtaGTCTGTGCAGGAAGCAGAGAACTCGAGGCTTCATAAGTCACACCGGTCTAACGATCTCGGATACGCTGACGTTAGCTTCACATCTGTGTTATTTTGACAGATGAAAAACCCCATGTTGAACTGCTCCTGCGCCTGTAGGGAGAAAACTGGTgcgaggaaaaaaataaaacaagccaAAAAAAACAAGTGAAGTTCCTAAGGGCTTATTTTGAAGAAGCAGACTGCATTGGTGACAGGTCAATGTCACTGCTCAACATGACCCCAGAGCCATTGACAGCTGGGGCACAAAGTCTGGACTTTAATCTACGGATGTGAACGCAGATCGAGCTGAGCAAGAGGTAATGGCATTTCTCTCTAAAGTCATGTGCGTCTCTTCCAGTGTGTGTTTCTGGGCAAGGCAGACAGTCTCAGGGCACTGATGGCATCATCTCAGGAGTGTGAGTCCCAGAAATAATAAGAAGGTTCCTGCGTTCGATTCCCGCTGAGGTGTAGATCAGAAAAGAAGCATGGCGACTCCACCGGCAACGAGGGTGATGGCTGATGAGCCAGACTTCCTGCAGTTTAACAACCTGGCCTGTGAAACAGCAGGGGGGAAGGTCAGtactcatttagcagacacaTATGAATTTAATCAGGTCACAGTTTTTACTGTAGCACTCCTTTCTGTAGGTTTCAGTGAACTGAAAGTAAAAATCTGTAGCTTTAAAAAGTGTGACACATAACTAGATTGCTgtttatatttgtcttttatttgcttcctaaacacaaatgttaatttaaacATTGCTGTTGTTCCAGGTGATATTTGCCACTGATGAGTGGTTTGCCCCTGCGCAGAATCTCTTAAAGGTGCAGTACATGCTTTTGGCTCAGTTTTGACTAACCTTGATCTTCCTGTAATACGTTCCTGAACTTGTGTTTTTGTATAGGTGTGGAGGAGGAATAAAATATCCTGTAGCCTTAAGAGATTCATAAGACTGATGTGTATCTCTGTCCTAGAGGGAACCTGCAAAGTTTATCGCCTCTGCCTTCACGGAAtttgggaaatggatggatggctgggaGACGAGGAGAAAAAGAATCCCAGGTAGATGCTGtgtgtgatcggaaggttgctggtttgaatccctgggTTCGGATAAAACCACCTGCTATATAAATTGAATATAGATATTCATGCCCATCCAGTCTCACGACCCATTGAGATCTCATATAGCTGTTTAGCTTTCTATATCAGAAAAGGGGACACAGCTGGAAGCTGAAGTGCAGTTAGTTTGCTGGGGATCAGTGTCTTCCAGTTCACATTATAAAATGCAGGTCTTCTTTGTGCATTTCCACGCTCTAATCAGAGCAGGGCAGCATTCTATATCTCACCATTCATCAAAGCTTTGTGTGGACTGAGGTTCATTTTGTGCCTGTTGTGGGTGATGTGTAACTCTGTGGGTTAGGCCGGTGTGccgttggttcaaatcccgtggttgGCAGAGTAGTCAGGTCAGggatgggcccttgagcaaggcccttggcCCAGGAGAAAGGCTCCTGTGGTGCCTGAGAAATGGGTGACCCTGCCCTCTGACTCCGGGGTTCATGCTCAACCTGTGTAGGTGTCCCAAAGGAGAGCAAGAGGGGATGTGTGGAAATTAAAGAATCCATCTATACCTGTACAGATGCCAAATGAAGTACAGTTTCTGCTTAAAGTTTTCAAAATGTGGGAGCCAGGAGTCTTACATATTCCTAGAATAAGCATATTGTACCTTCAAAGAGCTCTGACTGTGTCTAATCGCGTCTCCCTGGAAGGGCACGATTGGTGCATCATCCAGCTGGGAATCCCAGGAGTCATACACGGGTTCGACGTGGACACCTCCTTCTTCACGGGAAACCACGCCCCCTCTGTGTCCATTCAGGCTGCCTGTGTGGAGACAGGTGACCAGTCCCATCGTGCACTTCATCCTCCTGTCAACTGTAATTGTAAACCAAATTCAATGTTCTCAGTGGGCACCATAAAAGACagctatactgtatataatggCTGCTTCAGGTCACTGTAGTTAGATGACAAGGGTTAATCTCGCATAATCTTCAGGTATATAATACTAAGGGTATGCTGCTGAAGGCTACTGACCTAGGGCAATCCTAGGATTTTTTGAAGGGGGTGGGCGTAAGAGGAACCATACCTCGTAGAaaggggccaaccttattattagccaatgatatgctttgaatcagtgagtgacagggagggATCACtctggggaccaatcagctttcagctgggactAGTACCCCTCTATATACACCACTGCTATTGGTTGTCAGTGTTTTTcctatggtggtgcagtggttaacactgtcacctcgcacctctgggacctgggtttgagtctctgccagggttccatgtgtgtagagtttgcatgttccccctgtgtcaTCGTGGGATATCCTCCGGTTTcacccccagtccaaaaacatgttgaggctatttggagttaccaaattgtgcatggtgtgtgagtgtctggtgtgtgtgctctgtgatgggttggtgccccatcctgggctattccctgccttgtgcccgtagcctctggaGTAAGCTCTAGACTCtacgcaaccctgaataggataagcggttttggaaaatggatggatgtttgtcCCATGGAATCATAGACCTGGGTTTGCTGGGGAATGTAGCCTTTCTCTTTGAACTGACATGCCTGCCAATAGCAGAGCTGAACAGCTTGCCGGTAAGTTTGCACATCACTCCATCCCACATTAATGAAGCTTTAAACTCTGTATTCTGTGAAGTTGGCTGTTATCGAGCAGCCTCCCTTTTAATCCCACATCGCCGCTCCCCATCTGACTTAGGCGGCCTGCCCCCGGCCCTGCGGAGGTCTGAGGCTGACCGCACCAGCGCAGCAGCTACACGGGAGGAGTTTGAAGCTGTCGCCGCGGTGAGTGTGATCTTTATGGAGCTGCTTCGGTAACCAAAGCCAAACAGAAGTTCTTATCATATTAAACATACACTATAtagacaaaagtactgggacgcctggccattacacctacaggaacttttatggcaTCGCATTTCAAGTCCttaggcatcagtatggagttggtcccccctttgcagctgtaacagctgcaaCTCTTCTTGGAAGACTATCcgcaagattttggagtgtgtctgtgggaatttttgcccatttatccagaagagcatttgtgaggtcaggcactgatgttggacgtgaagatCTGGCTGTCAATATCCGTTCTAGTTCACCCCAAAGGTGTTTCATGGGATTGAGGTCAgagctctgtgtgggccagtcaagttcttccacaccaaactcacccaaccatgtttTTGTGGCCCttactttgtgcactggggcacagtcatgctggaacaggaaagggccgccttccccaaactgtacCCACAAAGTTGGaggcatagaattgtccaaaatgtcttggtatgcttaagcattaagagttcccttcactggaactaatgGGACTAGTCCAactcctgaaaaacaaccccataccatatAGTTGGCACATtacagtcaggcaggtaatgttctcctgacATCCCCTAAACCCAGACTcctccatcagactgccagacagagaagtgtgattcgttactccacagaacacgtttctactgctccagagtccaggggtggcgtgctttacaccactccaagAGTCTGGACAGAAAAGTCTTCAAAACATGCAGATGAAAATGTACTGTTCACTTATAAGAGTACTTCAccaatttaaaattattataagTGTTATTGTTATGTTAATTGGCATTTTAAAGTTTCCCATGGTGTGACTGAGTGTGGGAGTATGTGCCCTCCCATCCCATCCAGTGCCGCCCCAGCCGTCTGCCCTGCAGTGCTTAGGACaggctgcagcccccccccccctgcgatCCTGAGAAGGATAAGAGGCAGTTATTTTGCTTGGTCTACTGTTTAGGGACTTGATTGGCTCTGTTCACTTAGATGTTTCTTGTGTATGACTCATTGTTAATGGTCGATCTAAAAACCACAATGTACTGTACGAACAGCACAAACACTACGGGCCAAATGACCCTGACTAAAACAGTTACCTGAGAGAAGATATATcaataaacaaacacagcatGGCGATTCGAACCAAGCAATTAAAAGCCAACGGGTGCGTTCCTTTAAACACAAATTTGGAAAAACTATAATTGAACAGCTAGCTCATTATTACAAATGAGCTATAGTGAGCTGATGGTGTGATGACCTTGATTGACAGCTGCGGTCAGAGGCGTGGGAGGAGCTCGTCCCAGTGTCCGACCTGCGGCCCGGATTCTCCGACACCTGTCACAATTACTTCTCCGTCTGCTGCCTGCGCAGAGTCACCCACCTTCGGCTGAATGTGTATCCTGGTACCCACACCCCGCTCTACAGCTCGCTCTCCTCAAACAGCTCCGAGCTaaatgggtcacatgacctcgCAAACCAGGAGCGGAGTCCTGCATTTGCTTTTAATATGGCTTCATAACAAATTGAAAATGTTAATTATTTTCAGTACGCCACAgtaatataattacaaaataacATAATAGTCTGCTTCTTGAAGTGGCAGACTTTGCTAACTGGCACTCACCCAAAATGCTTACTCACCTCCTCATGTTCCCCCCATGCATCTGTCCCCCACTAGAATTTCATGGTGTACCTCAGAACACGTGACAATAAAGCTTGAAACTTGAAGCCTTACTTAGGTTTACAGAATACAGTCGACCCTCCTGCATTGCGACTTTCTCCTATATCGTGTGGTCGGCATAAGAAATGAAATGGGAATTTTCTTGAGAGTTTTGTGAAAGCTGCAGATGACACACAAAGGCCAGCAGACAACAAACAAAAGGTTTAGTAACTCAAATGCATGAAATGTATGTACTGGCTGGTGTGGAGGCTTAACGTGTTTAAAGCAGCATCTTGCAGTGATCTTTTTATCTGACTTTTCTTGTTATCTTGTATCTTTTTGCTTTGCTCCGCTCACCAAGGGGAGCAAAAAATTTTACGTGGTTTTTCCAGATCTCGGGGGACCTGTGATGAAAACCCCCATGATTTGGAGAGGTCGACTGTAATTATAAGCCAAATTCAATGTTCTCAGTGGGCACCATAAAAGACAGCTGTCTATAATGGCTCCTTCATCCACCATTGCTGATGGCCCCTGAGCTTGACAGCTCAGTGAGGCTGTGCCTTGGCGTGTGTGTGCAGATGGAGGGATCGCTCGATTAAGGGTGTACGGTGTCGGGCAGAGGGACTGGAGCTCCGTGTCCAACCAGGAGCGAGTGGACCTCATAGCGATGGCCAATGGGGGAGTGTGTCTGGGATACAGTGACGCCCACTTTGGACACCCACGCAACATGATAGGTAGGAGAAGATACTTTTGTGAGCTCGCCTACCTCGCTGATGGCCACGCCTGCCCCACCGCATAATTCTTATCGGCCCAGACACCCGCGTCCTATTAAAGCACAGGAAATCCCTCATCTTAGACTGGAATAATGGTTTGTTTTTGGATTTCAAAGGCCAGATTAGTAGTAGCTAGTTGTAACTAATTGGAACCAAAACAAGGAAAGGAACTTTTGATCATCTCTTTCATCGTTGAATGAAGAGTTGCCTAAAAAATGTTCGTAGATTTGACCAAACAGCATAGTTAAATACTTAATTCCATCAAAAACTCTTCTTCAGATAAAATAAGAGAAATAACTTCTGGTTCTAACTTCATGAGTACTTCTGGAACAGACCACAAAACAAACCAGTAGAAGAAGTCCTGCATTTTGCTCGCAGCCCTTGTCAGTCGTGCTTGTTAACTCGTAGGTGACATGTGTTCGCATTCTGACTTGACAGGTTTGGGGAGGGCTGCCAATATGGGAGATGGATGGGAGACGGCAAGGCGTCTGGACAGGCCCAGAATACTACAGGTCATccggtgtgggggtgggggggcctgcAGCATTTAGTCAGCTTGACTTCAAGAGCAAACATCTGCTTTATCTGCTTTATCTGCTTTGAAACGTCAGTGTGGTTTGGTGGATGGATGCGCAGACTGAATCAGCACAAACGCAGAGTCACTGTCCTTCAGAAATGCCTGTATGATTAGCCCTGCCTGGCTGTTTGTCTCTGCTTACGTCGCGCTTTACCCTTTGATAGACTCATGTCATGTGATCCCTTTCAGACCAATGAGATGGGAGCTCTGCAGGTGCCCGGCAGCGAGTGGGCTGTCTTCCGACTGGGACACCCCGGGGTCGTCAGCCTCGTTGAGATTGACACCAACTATTTCAAAGGTGATGACAGCGGCGTATGTAAATGCTCCTCGCCTTCACACAAACGTGACTGATCTGCTACCGTTACGTGATCCGTGCAGGAAACTTCCCAGACTGGTGTAAGATCGAAGCCTGTCAGCTGACccgcgaggaggaggaggagcagcacGTTAAGTGGAAATGGAGGAGTGATGGCGGCTGCCTGTGGAGGGCGCTCCTGTCCCAGCAAAAGGTGTGGTGCTCAGGATGTTAGACCAGAGCGGGACGAcgggggcactggccccagctgtaATCTGATAGGCTGCGGAGTGCCCCTTCACTTGTCATTCACTGATTCACAACATATCATCGGCCAATCGTATGGTTGACCCCTCCTATGTTCCCCGGCATAATGTTTCAGACAGCTGTGAAGGCAGCATGACACACATCAAGCTGCAGGTCAGTAAGTCAACAGAAAAAGCGGGATGTTCTCAGTTTAAGTGCCTTCACTTCACACATTTACCCTCCTCTTCTTCATGTGGATTAACAAGTGCGCCTGAGTAAGACGAGACGTTTCTCTGGTCAGCTGCCAGTGCCGCGCAGCCAATACTGCCGGTGTAACCAAAGCCTCTTAATCACATCtcggggaaaaaaatgacaaggCCATTACATGGATCCATTGTAAAGACATTAGGTGGAGTACAGCGGATCTGGTTTGGGCTTTAAAACACTTGGGGAACGCTGCCATGTAACGAACCCCTCAACGCAGTGGGGAACAACATGAGAACACGATGCGGTGAAAAAAGAGCCTAAACCTCAAGCCCAGGGAACGTCACTGGGATGATTCAACCTCCAGAATTAGCCCTTTTCAGTAGGGACCCTTCCTGCTCCATTCAAGGAGGAATATAGCATTACACTTAGCCTCGTGGAGCTGGTGCAAATGGGGACGTATTTCACGGCCGCTCACTCTTCTCTATTCCAGCTGAAAGCTCACCACAGACACTTCTTCTCTGGAGATACCCTGCAGCCAACGGAGGTGGTCACACACGTACGCCTGATCATCGCCCCCGATGGGGGGGTTAGCAGGATGCGCCTCTGGGGTCACCCAAGGCCACTCCTCAGACCCCCGGGCAGCAAACTATGAACCATCTGACAGCTACCTGGCCGCCTGACAGTCCAACAAAGCACCGGATAGCAGTAATGGGAGAGAGGAGGCTTTCGGAGGCTGACACAGCACCCGACAAATGCTGCCCCGTCTAGCCCAAAGGGGACCCGACATTAGGCACTGGGAGAAAGAGAAGGGTCTGGAAAATTGCCCTCCAGTCAGGGATTAAACTAGCAGACACAATACTGGGCTTTAAAACACTTGGGGAAATGATCCGGTCTCATTAAGGTTAATAATCATTTAATCATTGTACATTCATTGTGAAAGAAGTGTGTACGCTGTGAAATAACTTACCTCACAATGACTACATATATCATTTAAAGATTATTTTGTGATGCTTCATTTTTGAAAATGCTTACAATAAGCACATAGAATTTGAAtgcaatatttaatatttaaggTTTTATGTCATTATTGGAACACAAAGACTGATTGTCTTTCTCCACCTGGTATGACTTAGAGGTCTTGTTTGAAAGCAAGAGAAAAGATCACATTTCTGTCTCATTTTTGCTCTCTTTCTTGTGGTCCTGTTGATTCACAGAAGTCACCTGTAAAGGTCACTCTGTGTCCCGTCAGGCAGACTGACCCCCGCTTTCACTTCACAGCCCCAAGCTTCCTTATGTGTCATTTAGCAGCGACCGACGAAAACTGCATTGTATCATGTTCAGTAATGGAGACTTTAAATACCCATCGCATAAAACGTCTAAGTGCAATCTGAATAGTCCCAGGAGGCACCAGTGCTTGACTAATGGTGCAATACATTATGGGTTCAATTGAGCAGAGAATTACATGTCTTaagcaaagaaataaaaatccATTGAGAAGAAG
This window of the Paramormyrops kingsleyae isolate MSU_618 chromosome 19, PKINGS_0.4, whole genome shotgun sequence genome carries:
- the allc gene encoding allantoicase; its protein translation is MATPPATRVMADEPDFLQFNNLACETAGGKVIFATDEWFAPAQNLLKREPAKFIASAFTEFGKWMDGWETRRKRIPGHDWCIIQLGIPGVIHGFDVDTSFFTGNHAPSVSIQAACVETGGLPPALRRSEADRTSAAATREEFEAVAALRSEAWEELVPVSDLRPGFSDTCHNYFSVCCLRRVTHLRLNVYPDGGIARLRVYGVGQRDWSSVSNQERVDLIAMANGGVCLGYSDAHFGHPRNMIGLGRAANMGDGWETARRLDRPRILQTNEMGALQVPGSEWAVFRLGHPGVVSLVEIDTNYFKGNFPDWCKIEACQLTREEEEEQHVKWKWRSDGGCLWRALLSQQKLKAHHRHFFSGDTLQPTEVVTHVRLIIAPDGGVSRMRLWGHPRPLLRPPGSKL